The stretch of DNA GGAGGCGGTCATACGCCTGCGGCTCGCCTTTATCGGCCAGATCGCCCGTGATGATGAGGGCCTCGGGCCGGGCCCCCGAGGCTTCGACCTCGGCAAAGAGTTGGGCCAGGTGTGCGGCGCTGTCGACACGATCGTACAGTCGCCGGTCACCGGCCAGCAGGTGAGTGTCACTGAGATGGAGCAGAAAATGGTCCGGCCTCGGATATTCGGCCGTTCGAATGCTCACGCGATTCCTCTTCATGTCGGCGTGCGCCCCCAGAATGTGAGAGTGCTGCGGTACACCAAGTATTCGACCAGACGTTCTTGAACATTCGGTGTACGCCACGCAGGCGACGCAGAGGGAAAAGGCCTCTAATTGGCGACGAGTGTCACCGTGACCGGGGTCGGGTTGGCGAAGAGGTCGAGAACGGGGCAGTGGCTGTCCACGGCGGCATGCAGCTGTGCGTAGCGTTCGTCGGATTCGGGACCCGTCACCCGCACGGTGAGCCGTACGGCGGAGAAACCGGGCCGCACGCTCTCGTCGACGCCGAACAGCCCACGCACATCGAGGTCGCCTTCGGCAGTGGCGGTGATCGAATCCAGTCGAATCCCGAGGTTCTGGGCGTAGAGCCGGTACACCACGATCTGGCAGGAGATGAGCGCACCCAGCGCGTATTCGACCGGGCTGGGTGCGATGTCGTCACCGGCCAACGCTGCCGGTTCGTCGACGAAGAAGACCTGGGCGCCGACGGTGATACGGCTGGCGACGGACCCTTCGCCCTCGCCGGAGACCCGTGTGGTCAGCTGTGCACTGTCGACATTGGCGCGGATCCGTTCGGACCAGGCCGCACCCGCGGCAGTGAGGCGTTCGGCGCGCTCGGCGGCGGAGACGGTGGGGACGGAATCGACGAGAAGGCTCATGATCTTCTTTCTGAGAGGGAGCGAGGGCAGAGTCACAGAGTAAGAACCCGAGCTGCTCCCGCGCAACGGAGCCAGACATCTGGCGTAACGAAGGCTGTCAACCCGGCGACGGGCTGTGAGGAGTCCCCCATCTGGTTGTGGCACTCTTGGTTCGTGCGCACCCTCTCGACCTCCAGCCCGACCCGGTATCTTGCCGGGGCGTTCGGTGCCCCGGTCGCTTTCGTCGGTCTGTATGCATTCTTTGTGCGCAGCTACAGCGGTCAGATCGTCGATCAGCTGGCCTTTGACGGCGCAGATTTCGGTTCTCGCAGCGTCACTCCGGTGGCCGAGACCCTCCTCGACCAAGTGCCGTTGGTCTCGGCCGTGATCGGGCTGGTTCTCACCCTGGTCATCGCGCTCGCCCGCCGCAATTGGGTCACCTTGCTGGTCGCCGTCTGTGTCGCCGGCGCCGCCGTCTCCACGACTCAGATCCTGAAATACGGCGTGCTGTCCCGACCGGATCTGGGGGTGTCTGGCTACGCCAGCAACTCATTCCCTTCGGGGCATACGACGGTTGCCGCGGCATCCGCCCTCGCCGTCTTTCTCGTTTCGAGCCCCCGCTTTCGGCCCATGGTGGGCGCGTGGGGCTCGGCCTTCGCCGTGGCCGCGGGGCTGTCGACGGTGGCGAATCAATGGCATCGCCCCAGCGATGTGATTGCCGGACTGCTCGTCGTCGCCTTCTGGGGGTGCGTCGCCGGCGTCGTTCTCGCGAGCCTGCCCGGCCGGGGGCTTGCGATCGCCCGCCCCTGGCGCGCGGGACGGCTGATCTTGCTGATTGCTCCGTTCGCGCTCGTCACTGCCCTGGCGTTTCTCATCACGGTGTCGCGGGCCACTTCCGACTCGACGGAAACGCTGATCGCCTACATCGGAGGCATGGCGGCCATCGTCGCGGCTGGTTTCGCGCTCGCCGTCGTGGGAACCCGTCTGTTCATCCGCCTGCCGTAACCTCATTCGCCTGCCGTAACCGGACGGTCCGCCGAAAAATCGGGGGTGCCGCCCGGCGGATGCGCGTGCAACACTGAGCTATGGCCGTCACATTGCGTGCACTCCAGACCGCGATTCCTCCAACGATCCTGGTGCAAGACCAGGTCCGCGATGTTTTCGTCGCCCAACCAGGACTCAGCCGCCTCGCCCAACGCCTCGTCGCAACCTCGTTCAACATGTCGGGGATCGAGACCCGGCGCACGGTGATTTCGGAGCTCTCGCTCGAGGCCGATGTCGAGAATCCTCAGTTCTATGACCCGGCGACTTCGGAGTTGCTGGCACCGAGCACCCGGGTGCGCAATGAGCTGTACATCGTCGAAGCCACGAAGCTCTTCGTCGAGGCCGGGAGACTCGCGCTGCAGAACTGTCCGGGGATCGAGGCGGCCGACGTCACACATGTGGTGACCGTCTCCTGCACGGGCTTCTATGCGCCGGGCCCCGACTATATGCTCGTGCGGGAGTTGGGGCTCTCTCCCTCTACCCAGCGTTACCATCTCGGTTTCATGGGCTGTTATGCGGCGATGCCCGCGTTGCGCACGGCGAAACAGTTTGTCGAAGCCGACCCGAACGCCGTCGTGCTCGTGGTCAGTGCCGAGCTGTGCTCCTTGCACCTGCGCACCTCCAACGATCCCGACACCATCGTGGCTTCCTCGCTGTTCGCCGACGGCGCCGCAGCGGGAATCGTGAGTGCCCGCCCACCCGCGCCGGGCGAGACCGCTCTTCACCTCGACGTCTTCGAGACTGTGATCACCCCAGTCGGCGAAGGCGACATGGCCTGGAAGATCGGCGACGAAGGGTTTGAAATGGTGCTGAGCAGCTATGTGCCTCACATCATCGATGAACATATCGAAGGGGCCCTCACACCGCTGTTGGCGCAGGATGCCACGCTGCGCGAGTGCATTGCTCCGGGCGGACGGCTCGATGTCGCGACAGACATCGCACACTGGGCGATCCACCCCGGGGGGCGCAGCATTCTCGATAAAACCGAGGCGAAGTTGGAACTGCGTGAGGAACAGCTGGCACCGTCCCGCGAGATCCTGCGCCGCTACGGCAATATGTCGAGTGCAACGGTGCTGTTCGTCTTGAAGGCGATCGTCGATGCCCCGACCGTTGCCGACGGCGAGCGGGTCTGCGCACTGGCCTTCGGTCCGGGACTCACTGTCGAATCCGGCCTGCTCACCGTGGCGCGCGGGTAAGGACGGCGAGGAGCATGCGGTCCTTGCGGGTGCGGGACGACGACGCCGTCGAGCTCATGGATAGCCCCGACTGTGACCCCGTGCGCCTCGAACGCACCTACGCGAGCTTTCCCGTCGTCAACGCGGTGGTCTCGGGCTGGCGACAGATCTATCGACGCGACATCCGCCCGCTGCTGCACGTCGACCAGCCGCGCACACTGCTCGATATCGGTGCGGGAGGCGGCGATCTCGCCCGGTCGCTGACGACGTGGGCGCGACAGGACGGGCTGCGGTTGCATGTGACGGCCATCGATCCGGATGCGCGGGCTCACACCTATGCGCTTGCGCAGCCGGCACAGCCCGGCTTGACCTTTCGACGTGCGTTCAGCTCGGAGCTGGTTGGTGAGGGCGCCCGTTTCGACATCGTCGTCTCGAATCATGTTCTCCATCACCTGACCGCGCGCGAGCTGGGCGGGCTGCTGTTCGACTCGGAACGGCTCTGTCGGCAGGTGGTTCTGCACGCCGACATCGAACGCAGCCGGCTGGGCTACCTGGGGTTCGGGTTGGCAACCTGGCCCTTCTTTCGCGACTCTTACATTCGCCCCGACGGCCTCACCTCGATCAGGCGCAGCTTCACGGTCGACGAATTACGCGCGGTGCTGACTGTGGCCGGACTGTCGAGGTGGTGGGTGACTCGGGAGGTGCCATCCCGCTACCTGCTGCGTTATTCCACGGGGGGCACGGGTGCCTGACTCTCCCGATGCGGAGGCTCGTCTGCGCGACGTCATCATCGTCGGTGCAGGCCCGGTTGGCATGATGCTGGCCTGCCAACTCGCGGTGCGCGGACTCGACATTGTCGTGGTGGAACGGCGCACCGAGCCGTCGCTGTTGTCGCGGGCGATCGGTATCCATCCGCCTGGGCTGCGTGCTCTCGAACAGATCGGGGTACTCGACGACCTGCTGGCCGACGCGGTGAAGATCTCCGAGGGCGAGGTCAGTTGCGACGGAGCCCTGATGGGGCGGCTCTCATTCACGCGAGTCGGTGGGCGGCATCCGTTCGTTGCCGCCCTGCCCCAGTACGAGACGGAGTCGCTACTGCGCGCACGTTTTGCCCAGCTCTGTCCCGGCGGTTTGCGCGAGGGGGTGACGGTTTCAGGCCTCCTCGATCAGGGGGACCGTGTGGAGTTACACACCACCGACGTCGGATCCGGCACCGAGTCGGGAGTCCGCTCGTTCTGCGGGCGCTTCGTCGTCGGCGCTGACGGCGCACGCAGTCGGGTGCGGGCAGCGGCGGGAATCGGCTGGCGTACCTACGGGCGGGGCGCGAGCTATCTGATGGCGGACCTCGCCGACCGGGGAGTTCGAAGCAGTACCGCCCGGTTGTTCTTCGAACGCGCGGGAGTGGTCGAGTCGTTCCCTCTGCCCGCGGGTCGACGCCGCTGGGTGGCGTTGACGGAAAGTCTCATGCTGGATTCCTCCGTCAGCGACCTGGCAGCCCTCATTCGCGATCGTGTGGGAGAGGATGCCGTCGGTCGCGGTGGCGGCACGACTCCGGACGGTGCTGACGGTGCTTCCGATGTTGCACGGGCGGCCGGCGATCGACGCGCGCCCGCGAGTGCGTTCGCGGTGCAGCAGCGTCTGGCCGACCGCATGGTCTCGGGTCGGGTGGTGCTCGTCGGGGATGCCGCGCACGAGATCAGCCCGATCGGAGGGCAGGGCATGAACCTCGGCTGGCTCGACGCTGTCGCGCTCGCCCCGGTGCTCGAGTTGGCGCTGCAACCGGGACCGAGCGACCAGCGCGCCGCGGCTGCCGCACGTGCTGCGGCGGCGCTCGCCGGGTACGAGCGTACGCGTCTGCGTGCAGCGCGCATGGCGGTGCGGCAGGCCGGCTTCAATATGGCCATGGGGCGCCCGGCCACTGGCATCCGTCTGACGGCGCGGAACGCGCTCGTGCGCACTCTGGCGCTGCCGCCGACCCGTGGCCTGCTCGCCCGGGCGTTCACGATGCGCTGGCTCTGACGCGCGCGTTGCTCGGGAAAATGGTGGGCGGGGCGCTCGGTGCAGTTGAATGGTTCAGTGACTTCTGCACTGATCGACCTGCTTCGCTCTGACCTCTCTGCCGCCAACTTCAGCGTGAGCGCGCTCACCGGGCTGTGGGGGAGCGCTGCGGATGCCGCGTTGCACCGCAACCAGCGGGTTCCGGCGCTGCGCGCGCTCGCCGCCCTGCGCGAAAAACTCGGCCGCGACGAGCCGTCGGCGACCCTCGCTCGGGTCTTCGTGCTGGGACTGCCGGTTCCGCGTGCGGATCTGGACGCCGCACTGCCCACCCTCGGCTCGGCCGGGGCCGAAGCGCTCGGCTTGGTTACGGCTGGCGAGCCGGGTGAAGACACCGCGCAGTCGGGGCTGCTTCAGCCGCTACTCGACCTGCGACCCTACAGCTTCATCGACGGACACGGCGCCGGCAGCTGGTGGATCGTGTCGGATCTCGGCGAACTCGCCCTCGGTCAGGCCCTCGGTGAAAACCACGTGCTCGGCGTCGGTGGGGCCTCCCTCACCCTCGCGGGACTGATGATTCCCACCCCCGTCGAGTCGGCGCTCGATCTCGGCACGGGCTGCGGCATTCAGGCGATGCACGCCGCTCGGCATGCCACTCGGGTCGTCGCGACGGACATCTCGACCCGAGCCCTCGAGCTCGCCGCTCTGAACGCCGAGCTCAACGGCATCCGTAATATCGAATTTCGCCTCGGCAGCCTGTTCGATCCGGTTGCCGGTGAACGCTTCGACCACATCATCTCGAACCCGCCGTTCGTGATCACGCCCCGCACGGAAGGGGTGCCGAGCTATGAATACCGTGACGGGGGGCTGGTCGGCGATGCGATCGTCGAGGCGGTCGTGCGTGGCGCGGCCGAGCATCTCACGCCCGACGGTGTGGCCCAACTGCTCGGCAACTGGGAGTATCACGCGGAGGCCGACGCATTCGAGCGTCTGCGGGGCTGGCTCGACACACCCCTCGACGGCTCAGCCCCCCTCGATGCCTGGATCATCGAACGCGAGGCGCAGTGGCCGACGGACTATGCGGAGACATGGATTCGTGACGGGGGCACCCGCCCGGACACCGCCGACTTCGACCGCCTCTACGGGGCCTGGCTCGATGATTTCGAGGCGCGCGGGGTGAGCCAGGTGGGTTTCGGCTATATGCTGCTGCGCCGCCCCGCGCCGCGTAGTCCGCAGTCGACACAGCCGCGAGCAGCGGCCGAGCCCGCCCGCCTGCGTCGTCTCGAACGGCTGCACGACTCGCTCGGCTCCAACGCCGCAGGAATCGGCGCTCACCTTGCCGAATGCCTGACCGCCTTCGACTGGCAGGTGGCCACGGATGACGCCGAGCTGGCCCAGGCCACACTGACCGTGGCGCCCGACGTCACGGAGGAACGCCACTACTGGCCGGGTCAGGACGATCCCACGCTGATGACGCTGCATCAGGGCAGCGGCTTCGGGCGTTCCGTGCAGCTCGACACCGCCCTCGCCGCGCTGATCGGCGCCTGCGACGGCGAACTGTCCGTCGGTGCCATCATCGGCGCGCTGGCTCAGTTGCTTGAGGTCGACGAGAGCGCACTCGGTGCAGAACTGCTGCCGCGCGTGCGGGAGCTGCTGGGCGACGGGTTCCTCCAGACCCCTCCTCCTGTAGTTTGAACTCTATGAATGATGTGCAGCAGACGCGGGCGGCTACCGAGTCTCACCGCCATCGGATCCGCATCCGATGATCAATCGTCGAACCTTCCTGCTGGGCACGGCGTCCGGTCTGACCCTGGCGGCGTTGACCGCGTGCACAGCCACCCCCGAGCCGACCCTCTCGCCGGTGCCGACCGGCTCGCCCTCGCCATCTCCGATTCCCACCCCGCTCGCCGTGAAGCGCACCAATTGGTCGGCGGACCCGTTCGCGGGGGGCTCTTTCAGCTATCAGAGCGTGGGGTCGATGCCCGAGCAACGCACCGCGTTGGGCGTTCCCGTGCAGGGCCGCATCTTCCTCGCCGGCGAGGCCGTCTCTGAGTCATCGCCCGGCACGGTGCAGGGCGCCCTGGAAACCGGTCGCGATGCCGCAACGGCCCTGATCGACGTGGGCGCGGCGGGCGAGAAGGTCGCGGTCATCGGCGCCGGCCTGGCCGGAATCACCGCGGCCCGCCAGCTCGTCGCAGCGGGGTTCGACGTGATGGTGCTGGAAGCGCGCGACCGCATCGGTGGACGGATCGACACCGTGACCGGCTCCGACTGGCCGTTCCCGATCGAGTTGGGGGCCTCATTCATCCGCTCGAGCACGTCAACGACTCTCGACGCTGCGCTCTCGGCGGCCGACGTCGCGACGGCGCCGTTTGTGACACCCGCTGAAACCCGCACCCCCACGGGTCAGGTCGTTGAGGCGCCCCCGACCGGCCCTGACCTGCTGACCGCCGCGCTCACCTGGGCTGCGGCCCAGCAGCAGGATGTCTCGGTGGCAGCTGCGCTGACCGGTTCCGGCGCCCCCGAACTGCCCACGGCGTCCGCCACGGCCGCGCCCACCGCGAACGCCGACTTCAGCGCCACGGATGCCGATTGGCTGAGTCTTGAGCTCGCCTCCTCGCTCGACCTGGTGACCGGTGCCGCGCCCGACGCCGTCTCCGCCTGGTTCGCCTCGACGCCGAGTGAGATGGCCGCCGCCGACGCGGACGCCCGCATCGTGCTGGGTGGTTTCGGAAACCTTCTGACACGCGATGCGGCAGCGCTCGATGTGATGCTCAGCACTGTGGTCACGCGCATCGCCCATACGGCGGAGCAGGTGAGCTTGCGGCTGGCCACCGGCGAGTCGGTGAAGGTCGACCGCGTGATCGTGACGGTTCCGCTCGGGGTGTTGAAGGCCGAGGCGATCGAATTCGATCCGCCGTTGCCGTTCTCGCATCGGGGTGCGATCGCCGCCCTCGGCATGGGCGTGCTCGACAAGGTCTGGCTGCGCTTCACGGAGCCGTTCTGGTCGACCGAAGCCCCGCTCTGGAACACGGTCGGCGGCGGTGACTTCTCGGTCTGGGTCAACCTCATGCCGCTCACCGGACAGCCGGTTCTGATGGGGGTGGTCACCGCGCAGAGCGCGCTGAAGCTGGCCTCCCAGAGCGACGATGAGGTTCTTGCGGTGGCGCTTGCGAGCCTGGAACCCTTCGCGGCGCACTCGGGATCGTAGACGCGCGGGGCCGGGCCTCCCACCAGAGCGACAGTGTGAGCCGCGACGTGGCGATGAGCAATGCGGCGATGCCGCCGATGATCGCGAGGCAGATTAAGCAGTACACCGCGGTCTCGGCGAGACTGACCTGGCTGTTGTCGAGAAAAAAGTAAGGGTACCAGCCCACAATCGACCCACGCACGAGCGTGAAGGCCCCCCAGGCGAGCGGGTACAGCAGCACCCAGCCGATCAGGCGCCAGGAGACCCGCGTCTTGTGTGGGTCGAAGAGCCAATCGATCAGCGCGAAGGCGGGAATCCAGAAGTGCAGCAGCTGATCCGACCACGGCACGTCGATGCGATAAGCGCGCGTCGACGATTGCACCACCATGATCGCAAAGACGATTCCCGACACGATGATGTAGGTCGTGACGAAAGTGCGCAGCACGTCAAGCCAGGGCGGATCGTCAGCCCGTCGAAAGGCGAGTGCGGCCGCGACCACGAACATGACGACGGCGGCGATCGCGCTCTGAATCGTGAAGTAGGTGAAGAAGTTGTTTGCACCGAATGACTTGAATCCGAGCACGTAATTGAAATTACTGATCAAGCCGGTTATTCCCGCGGCGGCAAGAAGAAGCCGCCCCACGCCGAAGCCCTGACGGACGGTCAGGCGCATGGGGCCCGACCCGGATTCCGACGTGCTCTCATGGGTCAACGCTACGCCAGCATCCGCAGTGAGAAGTCCGCGAGACGAGGGTGCGGGGTTCGCGTGGGGGCGGGGGCGCGTCACACACACGCTCCCAACGCGATTACAATCGTTCCGGCGAAGACTTCGGCCCTCGCCTCTTCTGGCTCATCAAGAATGCTGAGCGGCGCAGTGCGCTCGATGTGACACAGCGCAGACGACCGCCGCGTGACGGCGTGCCCACAACCCCCCATTTGGGGCTACGCACGGGCGTGTTCAGCCCGCTAGATTCTATTCAGCCGACAAGGAGATCCGTGACCGAAACTCTGAGCATGCGCCAGCGCTGCGCGGGCCAGTCGGTCCTTGAGAATCTCGTGCGGCACCAGGCTGATGCCCCGCCCCGCTCAAGGATCGCGCGATTCTTCGGTCGCTCCCCGTTGGGCGCCGAGGCTTCGGCTTGGTATCAAGCAGCGCAGGGCGAAATCGCGATGGGCCGCATCCTCGACCAGCTGCCGCCCGAGTGGACGGTGCTTCATGCGCTCCCAGCCGGCCTCAGCGCGCTCGACATCGACCACCTCATTATTGGTCCGTGCGGCATATTCACAGTGAATACGAAGCACCACAGCGACACCGAGATTTGGGTTGCGGAGTCGACGCTTCTGGTCGATGGGCAGATGCGCAACTACATTCCTGACGCCGAGACCGAGGCACAACGAGTCTCGGCCATCATCGAGGAGCGGATGCCGCTTCCCGCGCCGGTGCAGCCCGTCGTCGCATTCGTCGATTCGAAGCGCGTGACGATCCGGCAGAAGCCCGCGCAGGTGAAGGTTGTCGACGCGTGGCAGATTCGACGGTGGCTGACCAACCTCACTCCGGTGCTCAGTCCGACAGAACAGCATCAAGTCGCAGAATTGCTGGACGACCCGGGCACCTGGCACGAGACCGGGCCGGTTCAGATTGTGCCAGGTGAGGCAGTGCGGCACCCCGGCGTGCGTACTCCGGCCGGCCTGACGGCCACGTTCGAGCTGCTCGCCACCGAGGTGGATGCCGCTGCCGCGCGTCGCAGAGTCTGGAAGCTGGCCGCCTACGCTGCGCTCGTGCTCACGCCGGTGATGGCGCTGCCATACCTGCTGAGTCTGCTCGGCTGAGTCAGCTCAGCTCGGTCGGCTCAGCTGAGCGGTCGGCCTCGGCGAACGGGCTTCTTGGGGTCTTTGTTCCCCTGGATCCAGAGGAAGTGAGCGCGCACAGACACCGCTCCGCCGAGAACGAGCGCGACGACGGCGATCGGCAACAGCACGCCCACGAAGAGGTTCTGGGCGAGGGCGTTCACGATGAGCAGCATCACGGCGAAGCTGCTGAGCGAAAATCCGGTGATCGCGCAGGTGTTGAAAGACCAGTTCTTCACGTTCTTCACGGCATGGATCACTGTGAGCGGATTCCCCTCGGGATGAGTGCGCGAAAGGCCGCGACGAGTGCACCAATACGTGGATGCTTCCTCCACGGTAGCAGGGCCTGCCCGGCGCTTCCCTGTGTCCCGTGCGGCAGCCTCCTCGCCTCCTTCGCCCTTTTCGGTCGAGTTCCCCCGGCACGCGAGAGAAAGTCGGCCGTAACGAGGTAAATCGGCGAATCGGCGACGAGATTCCAGACGGATGCTGCGGGCAGAGTGCCGCTACGGCGTCAGCAGAATCTTGCCAACGTGCTCGGACGCCTCCATCCGACGGTGGGCCGCGGCCGCATCGGCGAACGAAAACCGGCTGTCGATCACGGGGTGGAACTCTCCGCTGGCCAGCCACGGCCAGACATCCGCCTGGATGCCCTGCATGATCGCGGCCTTCTGCACGTGCGGCCGGGCGCGCAGCGTGGTGCCCCAGAGTCGTCCGCGCTTCTGCATGAGCCGGAACAGGTCGAAGTCGGCGTTCACACCGCTCTGATTGGCAATCACCATGATGCGTCCGTCGACGGCCAGCGCGCTCACGTTGTCGGCCGCAGAGGCGCCACCGACGATATCGAGGATGACATCGGCGCCGTGCCCGTCTGTGGCGTCCCTCAGTGCGTCGGCAAACCGCTCGGTGCGATAGTTGATCAGAATGTCGGCCCCGAGCCGACGGCACGCCTCGAGCTTCTCGGGGCTTCCGGCAGTGACTGCCACCCGAGCGCCGCTCAATCGCGCCAGCTGAATGGCAGTCGTACCGATTCCGCTCGCGCCACCGTGCACGAGAACGGTCTCGCCGCGCTGCAACCGGGCGCTCTGGAACAGGTTCGACCAGACAGTGGCGACCGTTTCAGGCAGGCCCGCCGCATCGATGAGATCGACCGAATCCGGAACACGCAGCACGAGATCCTCATTCACGACGGCTTGTTCGGCGTATCCACCACCGCCGAGCAGAGCACAGACCCGATCACCGACGGCGAAGCGTGTGACCGCAGGGCCGATCTCGGTGACGGTGCCGGACACCTCCAGGCCGGGCCACGGCGGCGTTCCGGCCGGCGACGGATATCGGCCGAGCCGCTGCGCGATATCTGCTCGGTTCACCCCGCACGCCACCACTGCGATACGGATGTCGTGAGCCCCGACGAGCGGTTCTGGCACGTTTTCCACACTCAAGTTTTCGGGACCGCCAGGGGACCTCACCAGAATCGCACGCATGCGCCCAGCGTACGCGTGGGCTGGCCTGCGGCGCCACGGTGTGCGCGGTTCGTGGCCCAAGCGGGGGTTGCCGTACGGTGGAGATTCGCTGAATCAGCGCATCCGCCCCCAGCCGCCCGAGAAGGAGCCCGTGATGACCGACCGCCACGACGAAGAGGCCGCGCTCGCGACGCTGCTTGAACAGGAACGAGAGATTCAGTTCAGCGCATTCACCCACGCCGACGCGTGGACAGTCGGTCTGCACCTCGTCGAGTTGGCCAGCGAACGGCTGCATCCGGTGGCGATTGCGATCATGCTCGGCGACCAACGGGTGTTTCATGCCGGCCTGCCCGGAGCATCCGCCGACAATGACGACTGGCTGGAACGCAAGTTTCGTGTGGTGCGCCGGTTCGGTCATTCATCGCTTGCCGTCGGCACCGATTTTCGGT from Leifsonia psychrotolerans encodes:
- a CDS encoding heme-degrading domain-containing protein, translating into MRPAYAWAGLRRHGVRGSWPKRGLPYGGDSLNQRIRPQPPEKEPVMTDRHDEEAALATLLEQEREIQFSAFTHADAWTVGLHLVELASERLHPVAIAIMLGDQRVFHAGLPGASADNDDWLERKFRVVRRFGHSSLAVGTDFRSRGANFDTDSRLDVAAFAAHGGAFPIRVNGMQVGVVGVSGLPQRDDHALVIEALIAHRDRAS